In Herbaspirillum sp. WKF16, one genomic interval encodes:
- a CDS encoding phosphoglycerate kinase: MKFNRLSDLISANQLQGKRVFIRADLNVPQDDAGNITEDTRIRASVPAIRDAQKAGAAVMVTSHLGRPVEGEFKPEDSLAPVARRLSELLGFEVKLVSDWVDGVDVAPGQVVLLENCRLNKGEKKNSDELAQKIAKLCDVYVNDAFGTAHRAEATTHGVAKFAPVACAGPLLAAELDALGKALNQPARPLVAIVAGSKVSTKLTILKTLADKVDHLIVGGGIANTFMLAAGLKIGKSLAEPDLVEDARAIIDMMAKRGASVPIPTDVVVGKEFSPTAAATVKSAQDVADDDMIFDIGPQTSALLAEQLDRAGTIVWNGPVGVFEFDQFGHGTETLARAIAASKGFSIAGGGDTLAAIAKYNIADKIGYISTGGGAFLEFLEGKTLPAVDILLQRAQ, translated from the coding sequence ATGAAATTCAACCGACTGAGCGACCTGATTTCCGCCAACCAATTGCAAGGAAAACGTGTCTTCATCCGCGCCGATCTGAACGTGCCGCAGGATGATGCCGGCAATATCACCGAAGATACCCGCATCCGCGCCTCGGTTCCTGCAATTCGCGATGCGCAGAAGGCCGGCGCCGCGGTGATGGTCACCTCGCACCTGGGTCGTCCGGTGGAGGGCGAATTCAAGCCCGAGGACTCGCTGGCGCCGGTCGCCCGCCGTCTCTCGGAGCTGCTCGGTTTCGAGGTCAAGCTGGTCTCCGACTGGGTCGATGGCGTCGATGTCGCGCCCGGCCAGGTGGTGCTGCTGGAAAATTGCCGCCTGAACAAGGGCGAGAAGAAGAACAGCGACGAGCTGGCGCAGAAGATCGCCAAGCTGTGCGACGTCTACGTCAACGACGCCTTCGGCACCGCACACCGCGCCGAAGCCACCACCCACGGCGTGGCCAAGTTCGCGCCGGTGGCCTGTGCCGGTCCGCTGCTGGCGGCCGAGCTCGATGCGCTGGGCAAGGCGCTGAACCAGCCGGCGCGTCCGCTGGTGGCCATCGTGGCCGGTTCCAAGGTCTCCACCAAGCTGACCATCCTGAAGACCCTGGCCGACAAGGTGGACCACCTGATCGTCGGCGGCGGCATCGCCAACACCTTCATGCTGGCCGCCGGCCTCAAGATCGGCAAGTCGCTGGCCGAGCCGGACCTGGTCGAAGACGCCCGCGCCATCATCGACATGATGGCCAAGCGCGGCGCCTCGGTGCCGATCCCCACCGACGTGGTGGTGGGCAAGGAGTTCTCGCCGACTGCGGCGGCCACCGTCAAGAGCGCGCAGGACGTGGCCGACGACGACATGATCTTCGACATCGGCCCGCAAACCTCGGCCCTGCTGGCCGAGCAGTTGGACCGCGCCGGCACCATCGTCTGGAACGGCCCGGTGGGCGTGTTCGAGTTCGACCAGTTCGGCCATGGCACCGAAACCCTGGCGCGCGCCATCGCCGCCTCCAAGGGCTTCTCGATCGCCGGCGGCGGCGACACACTGGCGGCGATCGCCAAGTACAACATCGCCGACAAGATCGGCTACATCTCGACCGGCGGCGGCGCCTTCCTGGAGTTCCTCGAAGGCAAGACCCTGCCGGCCGTCGACATCCTGCTGCAGCGCGCGCAGTAA
- the pyk gene encoding pyruvate kinase: MSRATKIVATIGPASSDRETLTRMIRAGVNVVRLNFSHGKPQDHIDRAALVREVADECGTKVAIMADLQGPKIRVGKFENGRVMLVNGDKFILDADCQMGNQERVGLDYKALPRDLKGNDVLLLNDGLIVLTVERVMGNEIHTVVKIGGELSNNKGINRQGGGLSAPALTAKDMDDIKTAMSFQADFVAVSFPKNATDMEMARQLSNVAAEPYGHKPMMIAKIERAEAIPLLQEILDASDGIMVARGDLAVEVGNAAVPGLQKRMIKMARASNKLTITATQMMESMIVNAVPTRAEVSDVANAVLDGTDAVMTSAETASGKYPVETVEAMSAICEEAERSEEAKVDADFINQRFTRVDQSIAYGALFTAHHLRVKAIVALTESGSTALWMSRHNIDIPIFAITPNVGTRQKAALFRNVYTLELAQCADTETMLKGAQDLLLAKGVVQKGDLVVVTWGEPIGQVGGTNALKILKVGEY; the protein is encoded by the coding sequence ATGTCCAGAGCAACAAAGATCGTCGCCACCATCGGCCCTGCGTCCAGCGACCGCGAAACCCTGACCCGCATGATCCGCGCGGGCGTGAACGTGGTGCGCCTGAATTTCTCGCACGGCAAGCCGCAGGACCACATCGACCGCGCCGCCCTGGTGCGCGAGGTGGCTGACGAATGCGGCACCAAGGTCGCCATCATGGCCGACCTGCAGGGGCCGAAGATCCGCGTGGGCAAGTTCGAAAACGGCCGCGTCATGTTGGTCAACGGCGACAAGTTCATCCTCGACGCCGACTGCCAGATGGGCAACCAGGAGCGCGTGGGCCTGGACTACAAGGCGCTGCCGCGCGACCTCAAGGGCAACGACGTGCTGCTGTTGAACGACGGCCTGATCGTGCTGACGGTCGAACGCGTGATGGGCAACGAGATCCACACCGTGGTGAAGATCGGCGGCGAGCTGTCCAACAACAAGGGCATCAACCGCCAGGGCGGCGGCTTGTCGGCGCCGGCGCTGACCGCCAAGGACATGGACGACATCAAGACCGCGATGAGCTTCCAGGCCGACTTCGTGGCCGTGTCCTTCCCCAAGAACGCGACTGACATGGAGATGGCGCGCCAGCTCTCCAACGTCGCCGCCGAGCCATACGGCCACAAGCCGATGATGATCGCCAAGATCGAGCGCGCCGAAGCCATCCCGCTGCTGCAGGAAATCCTCGACGCCTCCGACGGCATCATGGTGGCGCGCGGCGACCTGGCCGTGGAAGTGGGCAACGCCGCCGTGCCGGGTTTGCAAAAGCGCATGATCAAGATGGCGCGCGCCTCCAACAAGCTGACCATCACCGCGACCCAGATGATGGAGTCGATGATCGTCAACGCCGTGCCGACCCGCGCGGAAGTGTCCGACGTCGCCAACGCCGTGCTGGACGGCACCGACGCCGTGATGACCTCGGCCGAGACCGCCTCCGGCAAGTATCCGGTGGAAACCGTGGAAGCCATGTCGGCCATCTGCGAGGAAGCAGAGCGTTCGGAAGAAGCCAAGGTCGACGCCGATTTCATCAACCAGCGCTTTACCCGCGTCGACCAGTCGATCGCCTACGGCGCGCTGTTTACCGCGCACCACCTGCGCGTGAAGGCCATCGTGGCGCTGACCGAGTCCGGCTCGACCGCGCTGTGGATGAGCCGCCATAACATCGATATCCCGATTTTCGCCATTACCCCCAATGTCGGCACGCGCCAGAAGGCCGCGCTGTTCCGCAACGTGTACACGCTGGAACTGGCGCAGTGCGCCGACACCGAAACCATGCTCAAGGGCGCGCAGGATCTGCTGCTGGCCAAGGGCGTGGTGCAGAAGGGGGATCTCGTCGTCGTCACCTGGGGTGAGCCCATCGGCCAGGTCGGCGGCACCAACGCCCTGAAGATCCTCAAGGTCGGCGAGTACTGA
- the fba gene encoding class II fructose-bisphosphate aldolase (catalyzes the reversible aldol condensation of dihydroxyacetonephosphate and glyceraldehyde 3-phosphate in the Calvin cycle, glycolysis, and/or gluconeogenesis), whose product MPLVSMRQLLDHAAENGYGLPAFNVNNLEQVTAIMQAADEVGSPVIMQASAGARKYAGEAFLRHLISAAVEAYPHIPVVMHQDHGQSPAVCMAAIKSGFSSVMMDGSLMEDGKSVASYEYNVEVSRKVVEFSHAIGVTVEAELGVLGSLETMMGDKEDGHGADGKMTREQLLTDVDQAADFVKQTQCDALAIAIGTSHGAYKFSRKPTGDILAIDRIKEIHARIPNTHLVMHGSSSVPQELLAEIREFGGDMKETYGVPVEEIQEGIKHGVRKINIDTDIRLAMTGAIRRYLFENPSKFDPRDYLKPAREAAKLVCKARFLSFGCEGQAGKIKALPLEKIAEKYKKGELSQIVQ is encoded by the coding sequence ATGCCTCTCGTATCCATGCGTCAATTGCTGGACCATGCCGCCGAAAACGGCTATGGCCTGCCGGCATTCAACGTCAACAACCTGGAGCAGGTCACCGCGATCATGCAGGCCGCCGACGAAGTCGGTTCGCCGGTGATCATGCAAGCCTCGGCCGGTGCCCGCAAGTACGCTGGCGAAGCCTTCCTGCGCCACCTGATCTCGGCGGCCGTGGAAGCCTATCCGCACATTCCCGTGGTGATGCACCAGGATCACGGCCAGTCGCCGGCGGTGTGCATGGCCGCGATCAAGTCGGGCTTCTCCTCGGTGATGATGGACGGCTCGCTGATGGAAGACGGCAAGTCGGTCGCCAGCTATGAGTACAACGTCGAAGTCTCGCGCAAGGTGGTCGAGTTCTCGCACGCCATCGGCGTGACCGTGGAAGCCGAACTGGGCGTGCTCGGTTCGCTGGAAACCATGATGGGCGACAAGGAAGACGGCCACGGCGCGGACGGCAAGATGACCCGCGAACAGCTGCTCACCGACGTCGACCAGGCGGCCGATTTCGTCAAGCAGACCCAGTGCGACGCGCTGGCCATCGCCATCGGCACTTCGCACGGCGCCTACAAGTTCTCGCGCAAGCCCACCGGCGACATCCTGGCGATCGATCGCATCAAGGAAATCCACGCCCGCATTCCCAACACCCACCTGGTGATGCACGGTTCCTCCTCCGTGCCGCAGGAACTGCTGGCCGAGATCCGCGAGTTCGGCGGCGACATGAAGGAAACCTACGGCGTGCCGGTCGAAGAGATCCAGGAAGGCATCAAGCACGGCGTGCGCAAGATCAACATCGACACCGACATCCGCCTGGCGATGACCGGCGCGATCCGCCGCTACCTGTTCGAGAACCCTTCCAAGTTCGACCCGCGCGACTACCTGAAGCCTGCGCGCGAAGCCGCCAAGCTGGTCTGCAAGGCGCGCTTCCTGTCGTTCGGCTGCGAAGGCCAGGCCGGCAAGATCAAGGCCCTGCCGCTGGAAAAGATCGCAGAGAAGTACAAGAAGGGCGAGCTGTCGCAAATCGTTCAGTAA
- a CDS encoding phosphoribosylaminoimidazolesuccinocarboxamide synthase — MSSLYKSSITSLPLLGTGKVRENYAVGDDKLLIVTTDRLSAFDVVMNEPIPGKGKVLNQMSDFWFEKLGHIVPNHLTGVDPESVVTPAEVEQVRGRAVVAKRLKPILVEAVVRGYIIGSGWKDYQATGAICGITLPAGLQQASKLEQPIFTPAAKADLGEHDENISFEETVERIGAELANKIRDTAIALYTAAADYAATRGIIIADTKFEFGLDDKGVLHLMDEVLTADSSRFWPADSYQVGISPPSFDKQFVRDYLETVDGWQKTPPAPPLPADVIEKTGAKYREALERLTGNKLKD; from the coding sequence ATGAGCAGTCTGTACAAATCCTCGATCACCTCCCTGCCGCTCCTGGGCACGGGCAAGGTCCGTGAAAACTACGCCGTCGGCGACGACAAGTTGCTGATCGTGACCACCGACCGCCTGTCGGCCTTCGACGTCGTCATGAACGAACCGATCCCCGGCAAGGGCAAGGTGCTGAACCAGATGAGCGATTTCTGGTTCGAGAAGCTGGGCCATATCGTGCCCAACCACCTGACCGGCGTGGATCCGGAGTCGGTGGTGACGCCGGCCGAGGTGGAACAGGTGCGCGGACGCGCCGTGGTGGCCAAGCGCTTGAAGCCCATCCTGGTCGAGGCCGTGGTGCGCGGCTACATCATCGGCTCGGGCTGGAAGGACTACCAGGCCACCGGCGCGATCTGCGGCATCACCCTGCCGGCCGGACTGCAGCAGGCTTCCAAGCTGGAGCAACCGATCTTCACCCCGGCCGCCAAGGCCGACCTGGGCGAGCACGACGAGAACATCAGCTTCGAAGAAACCGTGGAGCGCATCGGCGCCGAGCTGGCCAACAAGATCCGCGACACCGCCATCGCGCTCTACACCGCCGCCGCGGACTACGCCGCCACCCGCGGCATCATCATCGCCGACACCAAGTTCGAGTTCGGCCTGGACGACAAGGGCGTGCTGCACCTGATGGACGAAGTGCTGACCGCCGACTCTTCGCGCTTCTGGCCGGCCGACAGCTACCAGGTCGGCATCTCGCCGCCGTCCTTCGACAAGCAGTTCGTGCGCGACTACCTGGAAACCGTGGATGGTTGGCAGAAGACCCCGCCGGCGCCGCCGCTGCCGGCCGACGTGATCGAGAAGACCGGCGCCAAGTACCGCGAAGCGCTGGAGCGCCTGACCGGCAACAAGCTGAAGGACTGA
- the purE gene encoding 5-(carboxyamino)imidazole ribonucleotide mutase codes for MSNAIKPLVGVIMGSSSDWDVMQNAVTILKDFGVPFEAQVISAHRMPDQMFAYAETARERGLRAIIAGAGGAAHLPGMVAAKTIVPVLGVPVPSKYLRGEDSLLSIVQMPKGIPVATYAIGEAGAANAALSAIAILATTDDALAAKLEAFRKTQTQVALDMKLPV; via the coding sequence ATGAGCAACGCGATCAAGCCGCTGGTCGGCGTCATCATGGGGTCCTCGTCGGACTGGGACGTGATGCAGAACGCCGTGACCATCCTCAAGGATTTCGGCGTGCCCTTCGAGGCCCAGGTGATTTCCGCGCACCGCATGCCTGACCAGATGTTCGCCTACGCCGAGACGGCGCGCGAGCGCGGCCTGCGCGCCATCATCGCCGGCGCCGGCGGCGCCGCCCACCTGCCGGGCATGGTGGCGGCCAAGACCATCGTGCCGGTGCTGGGCGTGCCGGTGCCGTCCAAGTACCTGCGCGGCGAAGACTCGCTGCTGTCCATCGTGCAGATGCCCAAGGGTATTCCTGTTGCGACCTACGCCATCGGCGAGGCCGGCGCCGCCAACGCCGCGCTGTCGGCCATCGCCATCCTGGCCACCACCGACGACGCATTGGCCGCCAAGCTGGAAGCCTTCCGCAAGACCCAGACGCAAGTCGCCCTCGATATGAAGTTGCCTGTATGA
- a CDS encoding 5-(carboxyamino)imidazole ribonucleotide synthase gives MTQQSVKKQPFAIPSTTPATWLGVMGGGQLGRMFAHAAQSMGFKVAVLEADADCPAGQVADRLLAAPYDDARALAELGALCAAVTTEFENVSAQSLAALAGQTFVAPAASGVSIAQDRTAEKAFFTECGTHSGVLPAPYRVIHTAADIADIGDDLLPGILKTARMGYDGKGQVRVRTQDEVRAAFAGMQGVTCVLEKMLPLAYEVSVLVARGDDGQAVVYPIAENVHRDGVLFTTTVPGPNIKPEAAERAQQAALQIIGAMQYVGVLCIEFFVLQDGSLVVNEMAPRPHNSGHYTIDACVASQFEQQARAMARLPLGDARQHSPAVMLNILGDIWYDGEALREPAWEKVLALPGAHLHLYGKAEARRGRKMGHVTFTAATIDEAQRQLAAACAILGIAA, from the coding sequence ATGACCCAGCAGTCCGTGAAGAAACAGCCTTTCGCCATTCCTTCTACCACGCCCGCCACCTGGTTGGGCGTGATGGGCGGCGGCCAGCTCGGCCGCATGTTCGCCCACGCCGCGCAGAGCATGGGCTTCAAGGTCGCCGTGCTGGAAGCCGACGCCGACTGCCCGGCAGGGCAAGTGGCCGACCGCCTGCTGGCCGCGCCCTATGACGACGCCCGCGCCCTGGCCGAGCTGGGCGCGCTGTGCGCCGCCGTGACCACTGAGTTCGAGAACGTGTCGGCGCAGAGCCTGGCCGCGCTGGCCGGGCAGACCTTCGTCGCGCCGGCCGCATCGGGCGTCTCGATCGCCCAGGACCGCACCGCCGAGAAGGCCTTCTTCACCGAATGCGGGACGCATTCCGGCGTGCTGCCGGCGCCGTACCGCGTGATCCATACCGCAGCCGACATCGCCGACATCGGCGACGATCTGCTGCCCGGCATCCTCAAGACCGCCCGCATGGGCTACGACGGCAAGGGCCAGGTGCGCGTGCGCACCCAGGACGAAGTGCGCGCCGCGTTCGCCGGCATGCAGGGCGTGACCTGCGTGCTGGAGAAGATGCTGCCGCTGGCCTACGAGGTCTCGGTGCTGGTGGCGCGCGGCGACGACGGCCAGGCCGTGGTCTACCCGATCGCCGAGAACGTGCATCGCGACGGCGTGCTGTTCACCACCACCGTGCCCGGCCCCAACATCAAGCCTGAAGCCGCCGAGCGCGCGCAGCAGGCGGCGCTGCAGATCATCGGCGCGATGCAGTACGTGGGTGTGCTGTGCATCGAATTCTTCGTGCTGCAGGACGGCTCGCTGGTGGTCAACGAGATGGCGCCGCGCCCGCACAACAGCGGTCACTACACCATCGACGCCTGCGTCGCCAGCCAGTTCGAGCAGCAGGCGCGCGCCATGGCCCGCCTGCCGCTGGGCGACGCGCGCCAGCATTCGCCGGCGGTGATGCTCAATATCCTGGGCGACATCTGGTACGACGGCGAGGCGCTGCGCGAACCGGCGTGGGAAAAAGTGCTGGCGTTGCCCGGCGCGCACCTGCACCTGTACGGCAAGGCGGAGGCGCGCCGCGGCCGCAAGATGGGCCACGTGACCTTCACCGCCGCCACCATCGACGAGGCGCAGCGGCAGCTGGCCGCCGCCTGCGCCATCCTCGGCATTGCCGCCTGA
- a CDS encoding L-threonylcarbamoyladenylate synthase has translation MSDDKRTPTDHPIDAAAVMLAARKLEQGGLVAFPTETVYGLGGDAENPAAIAAIYAAKGRPANHPVIVHVSPEADIGYWAASVPVEARRLIASFWPGPLTLILKRAPHIPDAVAGGQDSVGLRCPSHPVAQALLREFRGGKGGIAGPSANKFGHVSPTTAAHVREEFGDDRDSLVDYILDGGQSEVGIESTIVDLSRIETHGPVLLRPGRIGADQIAAVLGVAPAMPDAAAPRASGTLDAHYAPNTPVVQVEPQALAAVLDKLDAAGQKVALIFRTRDGHRTAFAQAMPQDAHAYAHDLYAALRDMDHTGADIIVVEALPVDARWQGVNDRLRRAAFDSQGILQRLTGA, from the coding sequence ATGAGCGACGACAAGCGCACCCCCACCGACCATCCCATCGATGCCGCGGCCGTCATGCTGGCCGCGCGCAAGCTGGAGCAGGGCGGCCTGGTGGCGTTCCCGACCGAGACCGTCTACGGCCTGGGCGGCGATGCGGAGAATCCCGCGGCGATCGCCGCCATCTACGCCGCCAAGGGGCGTCCCGCCAACCACCCGGTGATCGTGCACGTCTCGCCCGAGGCCGATATCGGTTACTGGGCCGCATCGGTGCCGGTGGAAGCGCGCCGCCTGATCGCCTCGTTCTGGCCTGGGCCGCTGACCCTGATCCTGAAACGCGCGCCGCACATTCCCGACGCGGTGGCCGGCGGCCAGGACTCGGTCGGGCTGCGCTGCCCCTCGCATCCGGTGGCGCAGGCATTGCTGCGTGAATTCCGCGGCGGCAAGGGCGGCATCGCCGGGCCGTCCGCCAACAAGTTCGGCCATGTGAGTCCCACCACCGCCGCGCACGTGCGAGAAGAGTTCGGCGATGACCGGGACAGCCTGGTGGATTACATATTGGATGGCGGACAGAGCGAGGTCGGCATCGAGTCGACCATCGTCGACCTCTCGCGCATCGAGACCCACGGACCGGTGCTGCTGCGCCCGGGGCGCATCGGCGCGGACCAGATCGCCGCCGTGCTCGGCGTGGCGCCCGCCATGCCCGACGCCGCCGCACCGCGCGCCTCCGGCACGCTGGATGCGCACTACGCGCCCAATACGCCGGTGGTGCAGGTGGAGCCGCAAGCGCTGGCTGCAGTGCTGGACAAGCTGGACGCGGCCGGCCAGAAGGTTGCGCTGATCTTCCGCACCCGGGACGGCCATCGGACCGCCTTCGCGCAAGCCATGCCGCAGGACGCGCATGCCTATGCGCACGACCTGTACGCCGCGCTGCGCGACATGGACCACACCGGCGCCGACATCATCGTCGTCGAGGCCTTGCCGGTGGACGCCCGGTGGCAGGGCGTCAACGATCGCCTGCGCCGGGCCGCCTTCGATTCGCAAGGCATCCTGCAGCGCCTGACGGGCGCCTGA
- a CDS encoding OmpW/AlkL family protein, producing MQKQFSLLPKIAALSVMAACAAPAMAQQAGSNIVNVGWFHLSPQDSSAGLTKLTNGGLPAGYYPNSHSSVGDADTLGIAFTHFFTDNFALTADLGIPPTFKLTGQGDLAGLGELGKAKQWSPAIVAKYYFGDASSKFRPFVGAGVTYVWYSDVKLSSSFQNRAALNSGALGGSATASLSSSLAPVLNLGATYNFDDRWSLSLSVSYIPLKTDADITATPAGPAAAFGTQRYKTSITLDPIVSFLSVGYKF from the coding sequence ATGCAGAAACAATTTTCCCTTTTGCCCAAAATCGCCGCACTGTCCGTCATGGCCGCCTGCGCCGCTCCGGCAATGGCGCAGCAGGCTGGCAGCAATATTGTCAACGTCGGCTGGTTCCACCTGAGCCCGCAGGATTCGAGCGCCGGCCTGACCAAGCTGACCAACGGCGGCCTTCCCGCCGGCTACTATCCGAATAGCCATTCCAGCGTCGGCGATGCCGACACGCTGGGCATCGCATTCACCCATTTCTTCACCGATAACTTCGCGCTGACCGCCGACCTGGGCATCCCGCCGACCTTCAAGCTGACGGGCCAGGGTGATCTGGCCGGCCTGGGCGAGCTTGGCAAGGCCAAGCAGTGGAGCCCGGCGATCGTGGCCAAGTATTATTTCGGCGACGCCAGCAGCAAGTTCCGTCCGTTCGTCGGCGCCGGCGTGACCTACGTCTGGTACTCGGACGTGAAGCTGTCCAGTTCCTTCCAGAACCGCGCCGCGCTCAATTCGGGTGCCTTGGGCGGCTCCGCCACGGCATCGCTGAGCTCCTCGCTGGCGCCGGTGCTGAACCTGGGCGCGACCTACAACTTCGACGACCGCTGGTCGCTGAGCCTGTCCGTGTCCTACATCCCGCTGAAGACCGATGCCGACATCACGGCGACTCCCGCCGGTCCGGCTGCCGCATTCGGCACCCAGCGCTACAAGACCAGCATCACCCTGGACCCGATCGTGAGCTTCCTGTCGGTCGGTTACAAGTTCTGA
- a CDS encoding flavin reductase family protein produces the protein MHTRFPRADTREFDAAHFRQALSQFATGVTVITTRLADGTLLGLTASSFNSVSLDPPLVLWSLGTKANSLPVFSGNSHYVINILGADQGHVAQQFASRKEDRFEGIPYSLSRTGQPVLDGVSAWFECHNRSQYPEGDHVIFVGEVEHCEINPQAALVFHNGRFVKTGEI, from the coding sequence ATGCACACACGCTTTCCGCGCGCCGACACGCGCGAATTCGACGCCGCCCATTTCCGTCAGGCACTGTCCCAGTTCGCCACCGGCGTCACCGTGATCACCACGCGCCTGGCCGACGGCACCCTGCTCGGGCTGACCGCCAGCTCCTTCAACTCGGTCTCGCTGGATCCGCCGCTGGTGCTGTGGAGCCTGGGCACCAAGGCCAACAGCCTGCCGGTATTCTCGGGCAACTCGCACTACGTCATCAACATCCTCGGCGCCGACCAGGGGCATGTCGCCCAGCAGTTCGCCAGCCGCAAGGAAGACCGCTTCGAAGGCATCCCCTACTCGCTCTCGCGCACCGGCCAGCCTGTGCTCGACGGCGTGTCCGCCTGGTTCGAGTGCCATAACCGCAGCCAGTATCCGGAGGGCGATCACGTCATTTTCGTAGGTGAGGTCGAGCACTGCGAAATCAATCCGCAGGCCGCGCTGGTGTTTCACAACGGGCGCTTCGTCAAGACCGGAGAGATCTGA
- the msrA gene encoding peptide-methionine (S)-S-oxide reductase MsrA, with the protein MASEIAVLGGGCFWCLEAVYQQVKGVEAVESGYTGGAVDHPSYEQVCGGQTGHAEVIKLRFDPLQISYREILEIFFTIHDPTTLNRQGNDVGTQYRSVIYYQDEQQHDIARHIVAEMALVWDAPIVTELSAPQPYFKAEDYHQNYFQQHPFQGYCAFVVAPKLAKFREVFAQKSKPE; encoded by the coding sequence ATGGCTAGCGAAATCGCAGTCCTGGGTGGTGGCTGTTTCTGGTGCCTGGAGGCCGTCTACCAGCAGGTCAAGGGTGTTGAGGCCGTCGAATCCGGTTATACCGGCGGCGCCGTCGATCATCCCAGCTACGAGCAAGTGTGCGGCGGCCAGACCGGGCATGCCGAGGTGATCAAGTTGCGCTTCGACCCGCTGCAGATCAGCTATCGCGAGATCCTGGAGATCTTCTTCACCATCCACGATCCGACCACGCTGAACCGCCAGGGCAACGATGTCGGCACGCAATACCGCTCGGTCATCTACTACCAGGACGAGCAGCAGCACGATATCGCCAGGCACATCGTCGCCGAGATGGCGCTGGTCTGGGACGCTCCCATCGTCACCGAGCTGAGCGCGCCGCAGCCTTACTTCAAGGCTGAGGACTATCACCAGAACTATTTCCAGCAGCATCCCTTCCAGGGATATTGCGCGTTTGTGGTGGCGCCCAAGCTGGCGAAATTCCGTGAGGTCTTCGCGCAGAAGAGCAAGCCGGAATAG
- a CDS encoding SAM-dependent methyltransferase: protein MFWEKKLDAWVENIRNVSALPLRLVLWNGQQYDFSTGTPEVTLKVPQASAITSLLNPSLANLGEAYVEGKIEVEGAVKNIIKVANDLASSTLKAEGKLGRMVRSVTHSKKKDAEAIQYHYDVSNDFYQLFLDENMVYSCAYFENGDEDLATAQIKKIDHILNKIQLQPGQTLLDIGCGWGALVLRAAQKYGARCVGVTLSKNQYALARERVERAGLSDRIEIRLQDYRDVTGSFDRITSVGMFEHVGIKNLPAYFRQINRLLADGGMVMNHGITSTDIDNGESPYGAGEFIDKYVFPAGELPHISAVLKTMQEGGLEAFDVENLRRHYAKTCAMWADNFETNTDAIRKVTDEKHYRIWRVYLAGSSYGFERDWISLYQVVCTKADTSAQTLPWSRNYVYGK from the coding sequence GTGTTTTGGGAAAAGAAGCTTGACGCCTGGGTAGAGAACATTCGCAACGTATCGGCGCTGCCGCTGCGGCTGGTGCTGTGGAACGGACAGCAATACGACTTCAGCACGGGTACGCCTGAAGTCACGCTGAAGGTACCGCAGGCATCGGCCATCACCTCGCTGCTCAACCCCTCCCTCGCCAATCTCGGCGAGGCCTACGTCGAGGGCAAGATCGAGGTGGAGGGCGCGGTGAAGAACATCATCAAGGTCGCCAACGACCTTGCCTCCAGCACGCTGAAGGCGGAAGGAAAACTGGGCCGCATGGTGCGCAGCGTGACCCACAGCAAGAAGAAGGACGCCGAGGCGATCCAGTACCACTACGACGTCTCCAACGACTTCTACCAGCTGTTCCTGGACGAGAACATGGTCTACTCCTGCGCCTACTTCGAGAACGGCGACGAGGACCTCGCCACGGCGCAGATCAAGAAGATCGACCACATCCTCAACAAGATCCAGCTCCAGCCCGGCCAGACCCTGCTCGACATCGGTTGCGGCTGGGGGGCGCTGGTGCTGCGCGCGGCGCAGAAGTACGGCGCCAGGTGCGTCGGCGTCACGCTGTCGAAGAACCAGTACGCGCTGGCCCGCGAGCGCGTGGAGCGCGCCGGCCTCTCCGACCGCATCGAGATCCGCCTGCAGGACTACCGCGACGTGACCGGCAGCTTCGATCGCATCACCAGCGTGGGCATGTTCGAGCACGTCGGCATCAAGAACCTGCCGGCCTACTTCCGCCAGATCAACCGGCTGCTGGCCGACGGCGGCATGGTGATGAACCATGGCATCACCAGCACCGACATCGACAACGGCGAGTCGCCCTATGGCGCCGGCGAGTTCATCGACAAGTACGTGTTCCCGGCCGGCGAGTTGCCGCACATCAGCGCGGTGCTCAAGACCATGCAGGAGGGCGGCCTGGAAGCCTTCGACGTCGAGAACCTGCGGCGCCACTATGCCAAGACCTGCGCCATGTGGGCCGACAATTTCGAAACCAACACCGACGCCATCCGCAAGGTGACCGACGAGAAGCATTACCGCATCTGGCGCGTCTACCTGGCCGGCAGCTCGTACGGCTTCGAGCGCGATTGGATTTCCCTGTACCAGGTGGTGTGCACCAAGGCCGACACCAGCGCGCAGACGCTGCCCTGGTCGCGCAATTACGTCTACGGCAAGTAA